Proteins encoded together in one Temnothorax longispinosus isolate EJ_2023e chromosome 5, Tlon_JGU_v1, whole genome shotgun sequence window:
- the LOC139814004 gene encoding MYCBP-associated protein: MDFARKIGKSEKPQIWEKTRHPLVTTRDNLLSGDVSFSEDRRFINWKKWLADRKKQTHRIESVTGRSQADQLQNSSERFRSFVEMKNLMEHAAIPASVITDKPHDGPAFWRTPEFLPNRGDACLPEISLTPSRKDLNLRPDLMHVGVPDLIAKERNLVVQKTKEEFWKRSGYLKTRKLKLAEEIASLLPKEPETAALAIQGRAYKKKKLPLLRIPPITITEPDEDEPHENADQVAVLKIQDREFVWQKSSFGRTEPVDTEPIMWSLTFVDKINEQTEREIVLENKGTHVIAYHWRYSPFRTYGISFVKRGSPFFFNKTKGLVLPGQIVKIKVWYRSRIRGVFTEFWRFVTEPKLSSSTFVFRFWGCTTDVQSEKLTDCQMIDEYLNRRIRDSTIHSIIEEIMAGVEHHKPPEPTYEISLSQSDLFVSLNPSYHYHPSIVMQLQTIYSDVTDESAPAWNLSLDTLRDILLQIENTNYKRDMLARFNKLCKQSLRPKLIEFDVAYYDKYDVVYNILCAFTNLFENESELVKRNGLIREEPTTPMEVEQKLTQEKKENFNLNLQPYREIFFIRIYKALEEAIGRVCSSIDSFHKLNELKLKMQQ, from the coding sequence ATGGACTTTGCGCGCAAAATTGGTAAATCTGAAAAGCCTCAAATCTGGGAAAAGACTCGCCATCCACTTGTAACGACCAGGGATAACCTTCTTTCCGGAGATGTATCTTTTTCGGAAGATCGTCGCTTCATAAATTGGAAGAAATGGCTTGCCGATCGGAAGAAACAAACTCATCGCATCGAATCTGTTACTGGTCGTTCGCAGGCCGATCAGTTGCAGAATTCCTCAGAAAGGTTTCGCAGCTTCGTAGAGATGAAAAACCTAATGGAGCACGCTGCCATACCGGCATCCGTGATCACCGATAAGCCTCACGACGGACCGGCATTTTGGAGAACGCCCGAATTCCTGCCGAATCGCGGTGATGCTTGCTTGCCGGAAATATCCTTGACTCCTAGCAGGAAAGACCTAAATCTTCGTCCGGATTTAATGCACGTTGGAGTGCCAGATCTAATAGCGAAGGAGCGAAATCTCGTCGTCCAAAAAACCAAGGAAGAATTCTGGAAGCGCAGCGGATATCTAAAAACTCGTAAACTCAAACTTGCCGAGGAAATTGCATCGCTGCTGCCTAAGGAGCCGGAAACGGCAGCGTTGGCCATTCAAGGACGTGcctataagaaaaagaaattaccgCTGTTACGAATTCCACCGATAACCATCACGGAACCTGACGAGGACGAGCCGCACGAGAATGCCGATCAAGTAGCAGTTCTGAAGATCCAAGATCGAGAATTCGTCTGGCAGAAATCTTCTTTCGGAAGAACGGAGCCGGTAGACACTGAACCTATCATGTGGTCTTTAACTTTCGTAGATAAGATCAATGAACAAACGGAAAGAGAGATCGTGCTCGAAAATAAAGGAACTCACGTTATCGCGTATCATTGGCGATACTCGCCCTTCCGGACGTACGGCATATCTTTCGTGAAACGCGGCAGTCCGTTCTTCTTCAACAAGACGAAGGGACTCGTACTTCCGGGGCAGATCGTGAAAATCAAGGTGTGGTATCGATCCAGGATACGCGGAGTCTTCACCGAGTTTTGGCGATTCGTCACGGAGCCGAAATTAAGTTCCTCCACGTTCGTATTTCGGTTCTGGGGATGCACAACCGATGTTCAAAGTGAAAAATTGACCGATTGCCAAATGATCGACGAATACCTGAATCGCCGCATTCGAGACTCGACGATACACTCGATCATTGAGGAAATCATGGCTGGGGTGGAGCACCATAAGCCACCGGAGCCGACTTATGAAATATCGCTTTCGCAAAGCGACCTGTTTGTCTCCCTAAATCCTTCTTATCATTATCATCCGAGTATCGTAATGCAATTACAAACAATATATTCTGACGTTACCGATGAAAGCGCGCCAGCTTGGAACTTGTCGCTGGATACTCTGCGAGACATCCTTTTGCAGatagaaaatacaaattacaaaCGCGATATGCTCGCCCGGTTTAACAAACTTTGCAAACAGAGTCTCAGGCcaaaattgatcgaatttGATGTCGCATATTACGATAAGTATGACgttgtgtataatattttatgtgctttcacGAATCTGTTTGAAAATGAAAGTGAACTCGTGAAGAGGAACGGTCTGATACGAGAAGAGCCTACAACGCCAATGGAAGTAGAGCAGAAATTGACGcaggaaaagaaggaaaattttaacttaaatttgCAACCttatagagaaatattttttattcgcatATATAAAGCTCTAGAGGAAGCAATAGGACGAGTATGCTCCAGTATCGATTCTTTTCATAAACTTAATGAATTAAAGCTCAAAATGCAGcagtaa
- the LOC139812820 gene encoding carbonic anhydrase 1 translates to MSSTDSDEHDEETVRFIQQLAHTDGKLRSPIDLNISYMKVVNLNPIQWFNYNVTPKKLKLTNTGYTAMLSATWREEEPYLYGGPFVDSYIFSQLHFHWGKTDMDGSDHYVDGGSMPMELHAVHYKSDYGTQFTALRHHDGITILVYLFQLQAAPNPVLDDIINTLPFIQAAQSSIRLIPFSITNIVRCFQRDYFVYWGSLTMTNIRNSVLWLISREPLGISIDQIAEFRTLCDKRKMPILTNRQPLQDRGNRNVFHVCPSGSRYATLLPISRNINDKYIRKDNVDSSDKQ, encoded by the exons ATGTCTTCGACAG attctGACGAGCACGATGAAGAAACAGTTAGATTTATACAACAATTAGCTCATACCGATGGCAAATTAAGATCACCAATCGATTTGAACATCAGCTATATGAAAGTCGTGAATCTAAATCCTATACAGTGGTTCAATTATAATGTCAcgccaaaaaaattaaaactcacCAACACTGGGTACACTG ctATGCTTAGTGCAACATGGCGTGAAGAAGAGCCGTATTTGTATGGCGGTCCTTTCGTCGACAGTTATATCTTTTCGCAGCTTCATTTCCATTGGGGTAAGACTGATATGGACGGTAGCGACCATTATGTCGACGGTGgaag CATGCCAATGGAACTGCACGCGGTACATTATAAGAGTGATTATGGAACTCAATTCACGGCTCTTCGACATCACGACGGTATCACTATATTGGTATACTTATTCCag CTGCAGGCAGCTCCTAATCCGGTTCTGGATGATATCATAAATACGTTACCCTTTATCCAAGCAGCTCAGTCTTCCATTCGTTTAATACCTTTCTCTATAACAAATATTGTACGATGCTTTCAACGTGATTACTTCGTTTATTGGGGCTCTTTAACCATGACAAATATCAGAAATAGTGTACTTTGGTTAATAAGCAGAGAACCGTTAGGAATATCCATTGATCAA attgcGGAGTTTCGCACGCTATGCGATAAACGTAAAATGCCGATTTTGACAAATCGTCAGCCATTGCAGGATAGAGGTAATAGAAACGTTTTCCACGTATGTCCTAGCGGATCCAGATATGCTACGCTTCTGCCAATTTCACGTAATatcaatgataaatatattcgtaaaGATAATGTCGATAGCAGTGATAAACAATAA
- the LOC139812821 gene encoding uncharacterized protein, protein MALENLSEYGEKSSLRTYKIIYLFEIFFVICTISAQECFDDGNEFCINQNDILSADLLPGSFLFDDQYENNVPKTVANETVDGSFVSALNEMEFHRQRMNEYLCHGYMAEEIFKEVSTPRLKRNPESLSTDNLNHNSLSDDNVTIHDKLLADEGSSKYKNWLHRTTTLNDVYRHYAPRKKMKKKQDVQQHDDDIEEFDGEVTGFAMQAPLPSNGKVGVYEPSHEDDMMLSSTGHHAYHYGPSFSHHHSGHIGHHSDFFPSIHEEYYYPQHHHEHHEHHEHHEEEEHKPSYSKGKGHELSIKDFFEIALTALAFLAFGLFVIQLCMNATDNTNGSRRMKRHTISLSSSVISNKDLNELSYRVLRSIEAAMVAEADSGDCLRRILCEDNQYSKETKDDRRILIPVWSLGMSWLSGRMLYRTPWSAMLDSVKASILGLGGVDCASFYPKCDLERERIKRRSRKRK, encoded by the exons ATGGCACTAGAAAATTTGTCGGAATATGGTGAAAAATCCTCATTACGaacttacaaaataatatatctcttCGAAATCTTTTTCGTAATTTGTACAATATCGGCGCAAGAATGCTTCGACGATGGCAACGAGTTTTGCATCAATCAAAACGACATACTTTCCGCGGATCTTTTACCTGGATCGTTTTTATTTGACGatcaatatgaaaataatgttcCTAAGACAGTGGCAAATGAAACTGTGGATGGATCTTTTGTCAGCGCGTTAAACGAGATGGAATTTCATAG GCAAAGAATGAATGAGTATCTTTGTCATGGCTACATGGCGGAAGAAATCTTCAAGGAAGTGAGCACACCTAGACTGAAGCGAAATCCGGAATCTTTGTCAACCGACAATTTGAATCACAACTCCTTAAGCGACGACAATGTTACAATACACGATAAACTTTTGGCTGATGAAGGAAgctctaaatataaaaactggCTGCATCG AACAACGACACTGAACGATGTGTATCGCCACTATGCCCCCcgcaaaaaaatgaaaaagaaacaagatgTCCAGCAGCACGACGACGACATCGAGGAGTTCGATGGTGAGGTGACGGGATTCGCAATGCAAGCTCCTCTGCCATCGAATGGAAAAGTGGGCGTCTATGAACCATCCCATGAAG ATGACATGATGTTATCGTCGACAGGGCATCATGCCTACCATTACGGACCTTCGTTTAGCCATCACCACAGCGGTCACATTGGACATCACAGTGACTTCTTTCCATCCATCCACGAGGAGTACTATTATCCGCAGCATCATCATGAGCATCATGAGCATCATGAGCATCATGAAGAGGAAGAACATAAACCTTCCTATTCCAAGGGAAAGGGACATGAACTGTCGATTAAGGATTTCTTCGAGATCGCACTCACCGCACTTGCATTTTTAGCATTCGGACTGTTCGTTATTCAACTTTGTATGAATGCCACG gACAATACCAATGGCAGTAGGCGAATGAAGAGACACACGATTTCGCTCTCCTCGTCTGTCATTAGCAACAAGGACTTAAACGAGCTGTCCTATCGCGTTTTGCGGTCCATCGAAGCAGCTATGGTCGCCGAAGCGGACTCCGGCGATTGTCTGCGCAGGATACTATGTGAGGATAATCAATATTCCAAGGAGACTAAAGACGATCGCAGAATTTTGATTCCCGTTTGGAG CTTGGGCATGAGTTGGTTGTCGGGCAGAATGCTATACAGGACTCCATGGTCGGCAATGTTGGATTCTGTGAAGGCATCTATTCTGGGCTTGGGTGGAGTCGACTGCGCCTCTTTCTATCCGAAGTGCGATCTCGAGAGGGAAAGGATTAAGAGGCGCAGcagaaaaaggaaataa